Proteins from a genomic interval of Triplophysa dalaica isolate WHDGS20190420 chromosome 21, ASM1584641v1, whole genome shotgun sequence:
- the LOC130410554 gene encoding uncharacterized protein LOC130410554, with the protein MELMELFIIVALHFLLEVQSYKGPNMKVSPDVVRESNSVHLNCESPADVTVIQCYFYANGEKYKNIKLSPSCDLSLTGAEVLLWTGLKSPVSLDIACYYTTDVSGVHQPSAHPTATLTILDDLIKPIMSVDESSDQISVSCLIPESVRTDFTCNLYTEDGPLRHRRHSQRSQSGEHHCVFFISLSEIFTHKQRVNRHLSCDYSVRTDPEMNLTSPRSDLYTIRALTSTPTANTTTARTITTVKTTSLALMSTGEIFTEIKPKLTSPQSDQQTVKATSTTTAQTTTAAMITNAVSTNVNTTNTTQAYSLIPSVPEADTAIWLLILSTAVGSVFVLTGLICLCRYSCKKITKRQETAEDTCASEPPEAYSLITSVPDTGLNHPQSHQDSKPGPLETYSLITSTIQPSDVLVHTQQKKGSTEENEGQHHAVLRISTTWKNRRAILKIRFQSNCTDRMFITCTAASLTNQ; encoded by the exons ATGGAGCTCATGGAGCTGTTCATCATCGTTGCGTTGCACTTTCTGTTGGAGGTTCAGTCTTACA AAGGCCCTAATATGAAAGTGTCTCCAGATGTTGTTAGAGAGTCAAACTCTGTTCATCTGAACTGTGAGAGTCCAGCAGATGTGACAGTAATTCAGTGTTATTTCTATGCAAAcggagaaaaatataaaaatataaaactcagTCCATCATGTGATCTTAGTCTCACTGGGGCTGAAGTTCTCTTATGGACGGGTTTAAAATCCCCTGTATCACTAGACATTGCTTGTTACTACACAACAGATGTGAGCGGAGTTCATCAACCATCAGCTCACCCTACTGCCACACTGACAATACTGG ATGATCTCATTAAACCCATCATGAGTGTTGATGAAAGCTCTGACCAGATCAGTGTCTCATGTTTAATCCCAGAGTCAGTCAGAACTGATTTCACCTGTAATCTCTACACTGAAGATGGACCTCTCAGACACAGACGTCATTCTCAGAGATCACAGTCTGGAGAACATCACTGTGTGTTCTTCATAAGTCTAAGTGAAATATTCACACATAAGCAAAGAGTGAACAGACACTTGAGTTGTGATTATTCAGTCAGAACAGATCCTGAGATGAACCTCACATCACCACGCAGTGATCTGTACACTATCAGAG CCTTAACATCCACTCCCACTGCAAATACAACAACAGCAAGAACAATAACAACAGTCAAGACAACTT CTTTAGCTTTAATGTCTACTGGTGAAATTTTTACTG aaatcaAACCAAAACTAACATCTCCACAGTCTGATCAACAAACAGTTAAGG CAACATCAACTACCACTGCACAAACTACAACAGCAGCCATGATAACTA ATGCAGTGTCCACCAATGTAAACACAACCAACACAACTC AGGCCTACTCTCTGATCCCTTCTGTACCAGAAGCAG ACACAGCCATCTGGTTATTAATACTGTCAACAGCCGTGGGCTCTGTGTTTGTACTCACTGGACTCATATGCCTGTGCCGATATTCAT GCAAGAAAATAACTAAACG TCAAGAAACTGCAGAAGATACG TGTGCTTCTGAACCTCCAGAGGCCTACTCTCTGATCACTTCTGTACCAGACACAG GTCTCAATCATCCACAGTCACACCAGGACAGCAAACCAGGTCCATTAGAGACTTACTCGCTCATAACTTCAACCATCCAGCCTTCAG ATGTTTTGGTTCATACACAACAGAAGAAGGGAAGTACTGAAGAGAATGAG ggtcaacatcatgctgtcctaaggatatcaaccacctggaaaaacaggagagccattTTGaaaatcaggttccaaagcaattgtactgacag AATGTTTATCACGTGTACTGCCGCATCCCTGACAAACCAGTGA